The genome window GCCTACATTCCTGGTTTCTGGAATAGTTTGAATTCCTATAATCTTTGATCAAATTTACCATTCTTTAATTTCAAAGACCATTGGTTTGGTTAACAAACTAACATGAACCAGATTATTGTTTTATTGCTAACATTTTCCCCCAGAGATTAAAATCTTGATATGTACAAAACAAATGCTGCTATTGTAACACCGACGGACCCCGGTCGTCATCGGGCGGAATCGAACCTgcgacctctggagcttagtacatgAGCTTGTACCGCATGACCTAAAAGGCTACAGAGCAGactcataatctctctctctctctctctctctctctctctaagtggtcttggggCTACTACATGGGACAGAACACACCCAGGAGGTGCATGGGTTACACTATGCATTCCTATCTAGAAGAAACATGCTTGCATTTTGTTTAATACTGAGAATGCACATAaagctgcagagaaaaaaaaaactgcacaTCCCAAATTGTTTCATAAAGTAATTACCTGTTTAAAAGTTCTTTCATAAAACTGTCTTTTGCTGAATATGTGATGGTGGAGGAACCACTCTTTTGATAACACCTAATCTGGCCAGGGATGTCTTGTGAAGCTCTTGTATTCTTTTTGCCTTTCAAAACATCATCTAAAATGTCACCATTTTCGGTTTTCTTATTAAATTCATTTTCTGCTTCACGGTGTTGGtcagttttctttttatctttttttttctctgactTTGCCTGCTTATTTCCAAAACCTGAACCTTTTGCTTCTTTCTTTTCTACCTTTGTTTTAGGAACATCAGTTTTTCTACCATTCAGGGCTGGGAGTTTACTCTTACGAAAACCAAACCAGCTAGCTATAGAGGGCCCAGTCTTTTGCTTCATCTCAGCAGTGGGAGGCTTGTTTTGCCCTTGACCCTTCTGCACATTTTCCTGGATACACAACATGACTTTTTCTTCTATTGTAGGTTGTACAACAGATGAACTTAAAGCACTGGGAACCTCAGAGTTTTCTGATATCTTTAAAGAGGTTTCTTGTCTCTGTGACTTGCTTGCTTCAAGTTTACGAGGATATTGTATTCCATCCAAGTTTTGAAATGATGAAATGTGTTCTGTTGGAATAGTAGGTGATGACTCCAACTCCAATTCTGCTTGCATGATACTTTTTTTGTTTAGTGGATGCTGTTTAGAATTCTCACTGCTTTTTTCATTGTGGACAAATATACTTGGTGTATCTTTCTGAGAAGGTGATTCGTTTCCCTCACATTTTGAAATGCTGTGAAACAAGTCCACTTTTGGAGATGTTCTGAATGGTAGTCTGCTTGGGCTACCATGCTGACTATTGGAACTACTCATGCTTCCATCAGAAACTTGTCTAGAATATAAATTTTCTGGGACTTTTGAAGTATCTGAAAGGGTCTCTGATGCCATTGCTAAGCCAGGAGTGGCCTTGATTTGGAATCCTTCCATGGTAGAGTTCTGTCTTGTTAAAGAATTTCCTCTCTCAGAAGTGTTAGTAATAATCTGAGTCCGTACTTTTCCTAGACCTTCTGTCACAGGGATAGCTGGCTTTTCCCCTGTATGAATGCTGAAACTTTGACTACGGGCCTTTGCTCCATTCATTCCCAGAGCCGGTTTTAAGTATGCTTTGTTACTAGAAGAAACAGATCTCTTAACTAATTTGTTTTCTAATCCATCTCCTCGGTCTACCATAATGCTGCAGTTTTCAGGTGAGTGAGGAGATGCTGTATCCATAGTAAGTCCCATGgaaaaaatatcttttatttCAGTATCGGCCTTAGTGACTCTTAATTCCGTACCCATTGTTTCCATGGTGGTTAGACACATGGATTCATCCTGCTTGTACTTACATGAACTCACATTGCTTTTGGAAGCTGCATTTATACTGTCTTTTTCTTGTTTTCCTGGTACAGTAGAACTCTTCCTGAGGAGTTGGGGAGATTTTACAAGTTGTTTCAGTCCTACAGGGAGACGGGTTTTCAGTCCTTTCTCATGAGAATTTTGGACAGCATTTGTCATGTCACTGCCATGAAACGATAGTGGCAATGAGGAACGGTTAACATGAGATAGAAGAGGCTCGCTACTACTTGCTGTGTGACATTGTGGAGATGTGGGCAGACTGTTTGGCATTTTTTGTGGCTGAGGCACTCCACTGCCATTGGATAGTCCTTTTTTGCCTGAATACGTGCTTTGTGAGGAAACCGTTTCCAGTGACACACAAGCGAGAGAGAAAGTCTTAGCTGTCCGTAATCCTGGGTTAGAAAACTCCTGATTGCTGCAGAATACTGACTGATTAGAGGTTTTTGGGTTAGCTCTTTTTGTGAAAACTTTGGAAGGCCCTTGAGAGTTTCCAGGGGAGCTGTGGGACTTTTGAAGCATGTTTTGTGTGCTCATTTGTCCATTCTCTTGAAGGTGAACTAATTCAATTTTGGCCATGAGAGGTGTATTTTTTGTTAGCATTTCACGATTAGATTGATTATGAAAAGCAATAGGGTTTGCAGTTCCTTTTAAGGGTGATGATTTAAGAATATTTCTTGCAGTTTCATTGGGAACAGTTGCTCCTGGCTTTATGGATAAAGGTGGAGAATGTTCATAATTTGGTTTTATCAACAGTGAAGTTGACCGGcctggaggagggggtggtgaTGGGGATTGGGTTTCTACAGTTGCTAAATCACAATGAATATCTCTAGTTGGGGGCTCTCCATAGTCACTGCGTTCTATAAGGTGCTGAGGCAATAATGGTGATCCTGGAACTTGACTCTTTGGATTCTTTCTCCACTCACTTCTGCCTGGATTTTTAGAATTTTGAGGAAGATGGTGCTTTGGAATTTGTATGTCTATTTTCGAATCCAAATTATGAGTTGGACTTTGTGCCTTTTTGAATCTTGACAGTTTCATAGGCGGCAAAGCTGGTGATTTTTCTAGGGTTGTTGGGCCAGATGATGAGGCTGCAGCAGACTCACTATCTGTCATCTTAATTTTCTGTGGTGAAAACTTATTTCTGCTGGGTATTTTAGTCAAGTTTTGCTTTTGATTGATACCTGCATGAACAGTGGAGATGGAACTGGCCTTATATGATACATTGTACACTGGCTTCACTAGCTTTTGTCGTAGAGTATTTTGCAACAATGCTCTTTCAAAGTGTAAAGATTCACTGCATGTCATGGGGACAACTGTATTTTCATTCCCTACATTGTTCTGAAGAGTCTTTTTCTCTATTTCATCTTCAGGTGTTTCTAAAACAGTGTAGTTTCTAGCATCAGTTCCTGTCTGCGAATTAGTTATTCCCTGAGGTATAAATTCAGTGTATTCTGCATTGCGCCCACTTTGTGGTCGGTTGATGGAAAGTTCATTTCTAGTCACAGTGACTACTCCAGTTTGATGTGAACTGAATTCAATAGGCTCACCATCCTCAGCATCAAATATTACAGTAGTGCATTCTTCAGAAGAAGTCTTTTTAATAAGCTTTTGTTGTTTAATAAAATTACATGTCTTTGGCCCAATATCTGACTGAGCGGATACTTGTTTTTCCTCTCCATCAGTAGATACAAACTGAGAATTCTCCATCCCTGCAAGCATGTCAGAGCTCTTTGTATGCTTGTCAGTAAAGGGAGTTAATAACAACTCTGATGAACTTTTTTCATCACTGCTTTCTATATGTAATTCATCCATGACTTCATTGTCATCAGTATCTGAAAACTGTAAATTAAGGTCCTTCCAACCCAGATTAGCAGTGCTTTGATCTAGCTGCAGTACAGGCAGTTTAACATTTGTGCATGATTTTACCTCTGACTGAAAATCATTGACAAAACTAGTTAGTTTTTCAGGTCTTTCCTTTGAATTAAAATATGAACCTTTTTCTGGTAAACGTTTCCCATTAGGCTCCCAACCAAATAGACTGTCAGAAATACTGTGGGTTAATTTATTACAATAGAGCCTGCCACCTTTGCTTGGTACTTCATGCAGCAATACTAAAGATGAAGATTCATCATCTGCATCATCATGTGAATCTGAATCATAAATGAAAGTTTTGTTGTGCTCGATGCAAACGCTCCCTATTTCCATTGGCTTACAATGAGTTTGTTCTTCATGGCTGCCACATTTAATTCCAGGGGAATATATTCCTTCATTGGAGTTCATGCAATCTTTGTAACCCCATTTTGATATTACTGAAGATGGTTCAAATAATATTTTTCGTTTCTGTAACTTCTTCAGCCCTTCCAAAATGTGGTTTTCCTTGATACGAGTTGGAGGTGGATTGTCTGTAGGACTAGAGAGGTTGCTCGGTAGTGAAGAACCAATGCTTATTCTTTTATCCCAGCTTACAGATGActgttaaaaaaataagaatatgCTGGTAAGAAAAAAAGTAACACCTTTTATTTAATTGGTTATAAATTGCATATGGTATTAAGTCTCATCTAGACAAACTGCTATCTTTGGAATTGATGCCAATATTCTTTCTTAATACAGTATTTCATATTAGTGTGAAATGGGGAGTGTGATTGGCGTGTGTAAGAGAGAATGTGGGTAATGAGTAAGACAGAAAGAGAGCAGAAGAAATTTGAGTGTGAAAGAGAAAGGGAATGtctgaatgagagagagattgGAAAAGCAGAGGGAGAGAATGAGGATAGTTGACTTGATTTAGGGGAAAGAGGAAACGGGAATCAATGAGGTGAGTGAATGAAGAGTGAGAACAGAGGATAGTGAAGGGGCTGCACTCATGCATGCAAACTTATGGCCAGGTGATCTGCCATTTCAcatatgaggggaaaaaaataaagggaagactACACAGCATATATAGTAAATACTGCATATTTACATGAACTCCAGCACCACTATGACATGCTGGGCCCTGGGAGGAAACCCCATGAACCCTACTTCTACATTGAAGTCTGTGAGGTAATGGGGCCCTATATGGTACCTAAGATAGAGGTTTGTTACTATTGTTATTAGTAGTAGTGAAGAAGTGGGGTTGTTAGGCAAGTGGGCTTTGTATCCTGCAGATTAGAACTGTATTAGCAGCTCCTCTTGCCTGGATGTGACTCAGGCAGCTTAGAGACCCACCAAGCAGCCCAGAAGACAGCTAGGAAAGGTGATTCTTCTGCATTATGGACCATTTACGGGTCTTTTCTTATAACTGATGCTTGGATTTGAGATAGGAGAAGTCTATAGTAGGTCTTATGTTTATTGTTTGGTTTAATATGCTAacaaccaaaaataaatatagcaacccagaaaaagattttatttttgttaaccaGAGAGTCTGGTGTCTATTACTGAGGGAAACCCCTGAGCTCCCATACAGTCCCCAATAGTTTTCTACATGGAAATCTCCTCTTTTTGCCTTTTTCAACTTGCCTTTTTGAAAAGATAGGAAGCACAATACAACAGAAAATGCTTGAGTATGAACAGCAAACAAAAGTGCAAATTGAGCAAACTGTGATTTGCAAAGAAGAGCTAGAGATAGGCATAGCTAGAAAAGAAAAGGCAATTTTCTTACGGTGAGATAGTGTGACTGTGGTACTTTACTAAATTATAGCAAATGCATCTTTACCTTAAATATTACAGAAATTTCCTCCCTTCTGATTGCTTAGACTGTGCTCCCTGTGTGAAAGCCACATTTCTAAAATATCATTggaaaaattattgaaaaatatACTATAGGGAAATATCTTCCTCCAGCAAGTTGATGGACTAGTTATGACTTCACAAGAGTCTATGGATTCTACGATTCTAAATATAAACCATATTCACAGCGAAGGCCAAACCTTGATGTGATTTGCAAAACTTGCTTGGAATAGTTCTTGTTAAAATGTTTTGCATGGTTTTAAATGACTGTGATGCTTGCGAAAAGTGCTGGAGTGAATGTCCCGAGAAAATAAAACAATCCATTTAACAGTGGTAGAGGCAGTGGCAATGTGAGCATCTTTGTGCCTCAAGGCCACATGGAGAAGGACCATCTCAAAGAACGAGCAGGTAATTCTGGGCCAGGTTCTCTTCTGTGTCTAGCTTCTCTgcctggccccaacccagggcaCAGTTTAGAGGAGTGTTGCTCTAAGATCTATCAGCAGGAAATGATTTGCCAGCTGAGGATAGCCAAAACGTAGAGTGGTCCAGCCATACCTCTGCCCCACCAACAACACATCCTTTCTAACCTCCCTGagtagggggctgcagggaggggagcacAGGAGCCAGCTATGCTGTTTTTGTTGGCATTGAGGAGCCTTCAGCAAAGGTAAATCTCTAGCTAGGGTGATGCTCCTTTTGTGCTGCTTGGGTAACATAAAATTAGCAGAGCAGGACTGAGAATCTACCTCGCAGTCTTTGAACTCTAGAATGTTAAGTGTGTTAGTGGTTTTTCTGAGATGATCAACTGTCTACTGGGTACTTTACTCACACCACAAACTTCTTCCACTGAACAGATGTCTGATGGTAACTTTCAGTCACTATTTACCAGGGTTATAtctagggtcctaccaaattcaccgtccattttggtcaatttcatggtcagaggattttaaaaatcgtaaatttcacgatttcagatatttaaatctgaaatttcacggtgttgtaattgtaggggtcctgacccaaaaaggagttgtgtgtgtgtgggggggaggggcgggtcgCAAGGTTGTTGTagagggggttgcagtactgctacccttacttctgtgctgctgctggcggcggcggccCTGTCATCAGAGAcgggcggccggagagcggcagctgctgaccgggagcccagctctgaaggcagagccgccagtAGCAACAATGCATAAGTAAGGATGActtcagaattgggcccttgaCAGAGGTGAGAGTAAGCCGGTCCAGTCCGATATGGTGTACTGGTAAGAAAGCCGCTGATAACGgcagggggcaaaaggggcagctaccctggggctccagcagtgatttaaagggcctggggctcccggccaCCACCACTcctgtggctggagccctgggccccttAAATCACCACAGAAGCCccgggcagtgggggtggggcagcgctgaagggctggctaGGGGATTTtggcccctgccccgccccttctgccagAGGCCCTGCCACTCCCAGGGCTCagagctgcccccgccccaccttgcccaggaccccaGCCACCCTGCATACCAGTAAGtcatttaagttactttcacccctggtccttggtcagcagctgccactctctggccacccagctctgaaggcagcagcgcagaagtaagggtgccctggtatggtattgccacccttacttctgcgctgctgctggcagggtgctgccttcagagctgggtatcTGGCCAACAGCCacagctctctggctgcccagctcataaggcagtgcagaagtaagggtggcaatacttcgaacccctaaaataaccttgcagcccccccacctggaactcccttttgggtcaggacccccaagtTGAggaatgctggtctcccctgtgaaatctgtatagtgtagggtaaaagcacacagaagaccagatttcatggggggagactaGATTTTTACGGTCCGTgatgcttttttcatggccatgaatttggtagggccctagttatatcTGAACCTAAGAGTTGAAAGTTTCCATTTCCCAAATCCTTCACCCTTTACCTCCCTATTCTAGCGCCACTCAAAAAGCCTACTTTGAAGTTAGCATGCTTAGAAAAGGAAACTAAATGAAACATTCTTTCTGAGAAGAAACCTGGAGAAAATCCAAAACTACCAAGAAGTTACTGTTCAGAGAAGAAGCCTACCATTCAATATGCTCAGTTAATACAGAGACAGGGAGAATAGAAAACGATTAAAAACAATATGAGCTCAACTTGCTTAACCCTTTGGCACTGGTGGTGGTGATGCTCCCAGTGTTGTGTGCTAATTCATCATGCATTAGGACTTTGCATTGATGTAATTCAACAATTAGCGTCAAGGGACTAAACTTCCCTATATGATTCAAGCTGAAATCTCTCCAACTCTTTTATTTAAGGCCATTAGATCACATGAGACCTCCTTTCCGATGTATTTTTTCCTATTCATTGCAGAAGCAAACACTTTCAGTTCATAAGCTTCCTGCCTCCTAAACCATAacgacattttttttttaaatctgctaaaTCTACCAAATTTTACCCTTGATTAAACCAAGGCAACCCAAATGAAGCCAGTGTGGCACAGCTTGGCCTCATGTGTAAATGCATAGACTGGTTTTGCATGTTGCACTCTGTAGGCCCTTGTGCCAGATAGCTTAAAGAGTTAAGGAGGCCTGAAGTTTGTTCGGACCTCTCACATCTGCACATTTGCTCCCACCAAACTCTAGCAAGTTTGATAATCATTtaaagggatggggggagaagaggaataaAGGCAAATCGTTCAGAAATTTCTGACTGCTCCATCTTGTTTCAGATGAATTGAGTTAATAAATGAAACAAATCAATTTGCTTTACCCTTTTACTGCACGTCTTTCCATCATTCCAAGTGTAGGAGGAGCCACTGGAATATTCACTGCAAGCACTTGATAGAGAGAGTTCACTGCTACTGCAACTGCTCCGGGGATATAGGCGACTGGGCCCTGTCATATTTATTTGACTCTGGCATTTCAAGGCAGGTATACTGGATTTCACATTCTGCTGGCATTCCTAAAACACAAGAAGAAATGCAACAATCTTATGGGTAAAAACAGATCCCTTTCTCTTCTACCTGATTGATTTGGTTAATAGGGCAAAATGCAAGTGTGCCATTTATACTTGCCTAATATTCCATTAGGATCTGGTAATATTAATGAatagatataaaataaaaaaaacaatttaatgtTTAGCTTTAttagaacagaaaaaaatctcaatccctccaattatttttatttacttactatGGCTTCAGCATTCTGCTGGTCTTTCTGCAAGAGTATTTTGAATCTGTGTGAATTATGCTGTAGATATTAGCAGCATGCTCCAGTAAGATATCACAAACTAAGTTATAAGAGTACAAGTACATCTTGACAACTGCATTATAGCCCCACAATATAACAGATGAGGCTCCACCAACTGGACAAGGTAAATTAATTTAGTGTCCCAAACAGAATGTCCATTGAGAATGGAATCTCTCCATTACAGTCTAATTCTGGTTTCCTATCTAGTCCAAACCTTTGTCTAAGAAACTCTCGGATGCAGGACAATCCATCTTTGTGTCACTCTCAGACAGCTGAAGCCTCTTACTTATGCAATTTATTGACACTTTATGGCTGCCTTTAGTACTTGGGTAGTTATCGCCCCTCTCCAAATGCAATTTCAGCTGACTGTGACTAAATGCCAGCTTTGAGGAAGAGAGTAATGAAGAGCAGATAGCACGTTAGGTAAAATATTAAACCTTTGTAGGAGTATCTAGGATGTGTGTAATTTATATTCAAACTAGTTCTCTTGTGCCTAACAATGCTAGACTTTCTTTAATGTTAAGTGCCTGCACTGTTATGCTGTTATGATGATATCCTCGTCTGCCATATAGAATCAGAAACTTTTTTAATTACCAGGAATACTGAAGAGCAACATGACTACATTTTTCTGAAAGGTGGCTTAGAATTTCATTAAAACTAGAAAATAACCTCACAACCAAGCCTTAAGCAATATTTATTGATTTCCATTCTTGTTTATAGCCTGATGTAGTTTTGCTTAGATGGGTGTTTTCACATTTATATCCCAATAGGATACAAACAAATCTAAGGTTATATAATACATGAGCGGCTGGCAAAACTGTCAAATAGATTCAATGGATGTataaaatgtttcatggaaatcTTTGGAAAATATTCAATTTAGAGACCATTCTCCATATACTCTGTTCCATGCTGggttgctttttgtgtgtgtgatttcccCCCATTTATTACTACAAAGGCTGTTTGGCTGAGAACAGGATTTTTATTGCTGAGGAGTTCCTCAGCGACTGCTGCTCATTCCTCAAGTGACATCATAATACTCTGTCTGTAACAAACCTAATTACAGGGCAAATCATCGCTCCCTGTCATGGACAAAACCCCATGATCAGAAAAATCAGTCAGCAG of Natator depressus isolate rNatDep1 chromosome 11, rNatDep2.hap1, whole genome shotgun sequence contains these proteins:
- the NCKAP5 gene encoding nck-associated protein 5 isoform X1 translates to MLALRMLLKQLMKGLIVFQVVLKELLPKEYMDSNKYIEHLVTQLEEQRWNLWREKLSVAQLQREVARSESEGTMREKLIHELEEERHLRLESEKRLREVTLESERSRAQMRGLQEQFSRMEETVRNLLQNQGSPDQNGEGTVNIMKVYQEKLSEEDRKCKATMEHIHMAVDEYSRSESSSTEEEKEKTKLLVERLKVLEAENSALALENENQREQYERCLDEVANQVVQALLTQKDLREECVKLKTRVFDLEQQNRMLSMLFQQRVKPASDLLLQKLHSRILDLSSGDLLSDVERNRSLIQSRTTGVQIHECQQNVKSSIPALKCQSQINMTGPSRLYPRSSCSSSELSLSSACSEYSSGSSYTWNDGKTCSKRSSVSWDKRISIGSSLPSNLSSPTDNPPPTRIKENHILEGLKKLQKRKILFEPSSVISKWGYKDCMNSNEGIYSPGIKCGSHEEQTHCKPMEIGSVCIEHNKTFIYDSDSHDDADDESSSLVLLHEVPSKGGRLYCNKLTHSISDSLFGWEPNGKRLPEKGSYFNSKERPEKLTSFVNDFQSEVKSCTNVKLPVLQLDQSTANLGWKDLNLQFSDTDDNEVMDELHIESSDEKSSSELLLTPFTDKHTKSSDMLAGMENSQFVSTDGEEKQVSAQSDIGPKTCNFIKQQKLIKKTSSEECTTVIFDAEDGEPIEFSSHQTGVVTVTRNELSINRPQSGRNAEYTEFIPQGITNSQTGTDARNYTVLETPEDEIEKKTLQNNVGNENTVVPMTCSESLHFERALLQNTLRQKLVKPVYNVSYKASSISTVHAGINQKQNLTKIPSRNKFSPQKIKMTDSESAAASSSGPTTLEKSPALPPMKLSRFKKAQSPTHNLDSKIDIQIPKHHLPQNSKNPGRSEWRKNPKSQVPGSPLLPQHLIERSDYGEPPTRDIHCDLATVETQSPSPPPPPGRSTSLLIKPNYEHSPPLSIKPGATVPNETARNILKSSPLKGTANPIAFHNQSNREMLTKNTPLMAKIELVHLQENGQMSTQNMLQKSHSSPGNSQGPSKVFTKRANPKTSNQSVFCSNQEFSNPGLRTAKTFSLACVSLETVSSQSTYSGKKGLSNGSGVPQPQKMPNSLPTSPQCHTASSSEPLLSHVNRSSLPLSFHGSDMTNAVQNSHEKGLKTRLPVGLKQLVKSPQLLRKSSTVPGKQEKDSINAASKSNVSSCKYKQDESMCLTTMETMGTELRVTKADTEIKDIFSMGLTMDTASPHSPENCSIMVDRGDGLENKLVKRSVSSSNKAYLKPALGMNGAKARSQSFSIHTGEKPAIPVTEGLGKVRTQIITNTSERGNSLTRQNSTMEGFQIKATPGLAMASETLSDTSKVPENLYSRQVSDGSMSSSNSQHGSPSRLPFRTSPKVDLFHSISKCEGNESPSQKDTPSIFVHNEKSSENSKQHPLNKKSIMQAELELESSPTIPTEHISSFQNLDGIQYPRKLEASKSQRQETSLKISENSEVPSALSSSVVQPTIEEKVMLCIQENVQKGQGQNKPPTAEMKQKTGPSIASWFGFRKSKLPALNGRKTDVPKTKVEKKEAKGSGFGNKQAKSEKKKDKKKTDQHREAENEFNKKTENGDILDDVLKGKKNTRASQDIPGQIRCYQKSGSSTITYSAKDSFMKELLNRVDKKAAQQTESGSNNVSYRSVSKGSSQGSCLPSNSISTQGSHKKNSKTKADMEMQHETLTKVVTESQQEDEEDSITSTTCQSHVIESCCQMRTLDSGIGTFPLPDSGNRSTGRYISKQESTLETEVFMSPEQALPLAPSIKAKTLEREVPSTAKSPESVESMISHSTSDPAMTAKVVQPFQSRLPKPVSSGIINPPKQSGHEQVLVTSVSLEHTEKNVENKKILPDWSSKKATKKTKDKALRACTYSASSSSDTETEPEYETNDFGTAGEKLVDLTKNKQAEQEENTVRKSFMGSPMSILDLYQHSLYGHYGEDGPEQLTHYSLIEQLSGASSKEGKSKEIPSKLKQAEKTREDSENRLSKISLESLNKFNSNNVILLQKEKNCVNKVEGQKEENGKNEEASLNSSDSHVVDNLESLSDSLYDSFSSCASQGSNDV
- the NCKAP5 gene encoding nck-associated protein 5 isoform X5; its protein translation is MLALRMLLKQLMKGLIVFQVVLKELLPKEYMDSNKYIEHLVTQLEEQRWNLWREKLSVAQLQREVARSESEGTMREKLIHELEEERHLRLESEKRLREVTLESERSRAQMRGLQEQFSRMEETVRNLLQNQGSPDQNGEGTVNIMKVYQEKLSEEDRKCKATMEHIHMAVDEYSRSESSSTEEEKEKTKLLVERLKVLEAENSALALENENQREQYERCLDEVANQVVQALLTQKDLREECVKLKTRVFDLEQQNRMLSMLFQQRVKPASDLLLQKLHSRILDLSSGDLLSDVERNRSLIQSRTTGVQIHECQQNVKSSIPALKCQSQINMTGPSRLYPRSSCSSSELSLSSACSEYSSGSSYTWNDGKTCSKRSSVSWDKRISIGSSLPSNLSSPTDNPPPTRIKENHILEGLKKLQKRKILFEPSSVISKWGYKDCMNSNEGIYSPGIKCGSHEEQTHCKPMEIGSVCIEHNKTFIYDSDSHDDADDESSSLVLLHEVPSKGGRLYCNKLTHSISDSLFGWEPNGKRLPEKGSYFNSKERPEKLTSFVNDFQSEVKSCTNVKLPVLQLDQSTANLGWKDLNLQFSDTDDNEVMDELHIESSDEKSSSELLLTPFTDKHTKSSDMLAGMENSQFVSTDGEEKQVSAQSDIGPKTCNFIKQQKLIKKTSSEECTTVIFDAEDGEPIEFSSHQTGVVTVTRNELSINRPQSGRNAEYTEFIPQGITNSQTGTDARNYTVLETPEDEIEKKTLQNNVGNENTVVPMTCSESLHFERALLQNTLRQKLVKPVYNVSYKASSISTVHAGINQKQNLTKIPSRNKFSPQKIKMTDSESAAASSSGPTTLEKSPALPPMKLSRFKKAQSPTHNLDSKIDIQIPKHHLPQNSKNPGRSEWRKNPKSQVPGSPLLPQHLIERSDYGEPPTRDIHCDLATVETQSPSPPPPPGRSTSLLIKPNYEHSPPLSIKPGATVPNETARNILKSSPLKGTANPIAFHNQSNREMLTKNTPLMAKIELVHLQENGQMSTQNMLQKSHSSPGNSQGPSKVFTKRANPKTSNQSVFCSNQEFSNPGLRTAKTFSLACVSLETVSSQSTYSGKKGLSNGSGVPQPQKMPNSLPTSPQCHTASSSEPLLSHVNRSSLPLSFHGSDMTNAVQNSHEKGLKTRLPVGLKQLVKSPQLLRKSSTVPGKQEKDSINAASKSNVSSCKYKQDESMCLTTMETMGTELRVTKADTEIKDIFSMGLTMDTASPHSPENCSIMVDRGDGLENKLVKRSVSSSNKAYLKPALGMNGAKARSQSFSIHTGEKPAIPVTEGLGKVRTQIITNTSERGNSLTRQNSTMEGFQIKATPGLAMASETLSDTSKVPENLYSRQVSDGSMSSSNSQHGSPSRLPFRTSPKVDLFHSISKCEGNESPSQKDTPSIFVHNEKSSENSKQHPLNKKSIMQAELELESSPTIPTEHISSFQNLDGIQYPRKLEASKSQRQETSLKISENSEVPSALSSSVVQPTIEEKVMLCIQENVQKGQGQNKPPTAEMKQKTGPSIASWFGFRKSKLPALNGRKTDVPKTKVEKKEAKGSGFGNKQAKSEKKKDKKKTDQHREAENEFNKKTENGDILDDVLKGKKNTRASQDIPGQIRCYQKSGSSTITYSAKDSFMKELLNRVDKKAAQQTESGSNNVSYRSVSKGSSQGSCLPSNSISTQGSHKKNSKTKADMEMQHETLTKVVTESQQEDEEDSITSTTCQSHVIESCCQMRTLDSGIGTFPLPDSGNRSTGRYISKQESTLETEVFMSPEQALPLAPSIKAKTLEREVPSTAKSPESVESMISHSTSDPAMTAKVVQPFQSRLPKPVSSGIINPPKQSGHEQVLVTSVSLEHTEKNVENKKILPDWSSKKATKKTKKLKQAEKTREDSENRLSKISLESLNKFNSNNVILLQKEKNCVNKVEGQKEENGKNEEASLNSSDSHVVDNLESLSDSLYDSFSSCASQGSNDV